One Neovison vison isolate M4711 chromosome 2, ASM_NN_V1, whole genome shotgun sequence genomic window carries:
- the PTP4A2 gene encoding protein tyrosine phosphatase type IVA 2: MNRPAPVEISYENMRFLITHNPTNATLNKFTEELKKYGVTTLVRVCDATYDKAPVEKEGIHVLDWPFDDGAPPPNQIVDDWLNLLKTKFREEPGCCVAVHCVAGLGRAPVLVALALIECGMKYEDAVQFIRQKRRGAFNSKQLLYLEKYRPKMRLRVRDTNGHCCVQ, encoded by the exons ATGAACCGTCCAGCCCCTGTGGAGATCTCCTATGAGAATATGCGTTTTCTGATAACTCACAACCCTACCAATGCTACCCTCAACAAATTCACAGAG GAACTTAAGAAGTATGGAGTGACAACTTTGGTTCGAGTTTGTGATGCTACATACGATAAGGCTCCAGTTGAAAAAGAAGGAATCCACGTTCTA GATTGGCCGTTTGATGATGGAGCGCCACCCCCTAATCAGATAGTAGATGATTGGCTAAACCTGTTAAAAACCAAATTTCGTGAAGAGCCAGGTTGCTGTGTTGCAGTGCATTGTGTTGCAGGATTGGGAAG GGCACCTGTGCTGGTTGCACTTGCTTTGATTGAATGTGGAATGAAGTATGAAGATGCAGTTCAGTTTATAAGACA aaaaagaagggGAGCATTCAATTCCAAACAGCTGCTTTACCTGGAGAAATACCGACCTAAGATGCGATTGCGCGTCCGAGACACCAATGGGCACTGCTGTGTTCAGTAG